A stretch of Crossiella cryophila DNA encodes these proteins:
- a CDS encoding trans-aconitate 2-methyltransferase codes for MWDPTTYLAFAGHRERPFHDLLARVGATDPRQVVDLGCGPGQLTPVLSHRWPAAKITALDSSAEMVEAARAAGIDAALTDVRDWQPDPDTDVVVCNAVLQWVTGHLDLLPAWLDRLPTGAWFAFQVPGNFAEHSHTIPRGIAESPAWRDTLGGTFRPVDAVPRPEVYAGVLAEAGFAADVWETTYLHELRGADPVLNWISGTALRPVRAALDETRWQEFTAELAPRLRAAYPAHGEDVTWFPMRRIFAVGHKK; via the coding sequence ATGTGGGATCCGACCACCTACCTGGCCTTCGCCGGCCACCGCGAACGCCCGTTCCACGACCTGCTCGCCCGGGTCGGCGCCACCGACCCCCGCCAGGTCGTCGACCTGGGCTGCGGCCCCGGCCAGCTGACCCCGGTGCTGTCCCACCGCTGGCCCGCGGCCAAGATCACCGCGCTGGACTCCTCGGCCGAGATGGTCGAGGCCGCCAGGGCCGCCGGGATCGACGCCGCGCTCACCGACGTGCGGGACTGGCAGCCCGACCCGGACACCGACGTGGTGGTCTGCAACGCCGTGCTGCAGTGGGTCACCGGCCACCTCGACCTGCTGCCCGCCTGGCTGGACCGCCTGCCCACCGGCGCCTGGTTCGCCTTCCAGGTGCCCGGCAACTTCGCCGAGCACAGCCACACCATCCCGCGCGGCATCGCCGAGAGCCCGGCCTGGCGGGACACCCTGGGCGGCACGTTCCGCCCGGTGGACGCGGTGCCCCGGCCCGAGGTCTACGCGGGTGTGCTCGCCGAGGCAGGCTTCGCCGCCGACGTCTGGGAGACCACCTACCTGCACGAGTTGCGCGGCGCCGACCCGGTGCTGAACTGGATCAGCGGCACCGCCCTGCGCCCCGTTCGCGCCGCCCTGGACGAGACCCGCTGGCAGGAGTTCACCGCCGAACTGGCGCCCCGGCTGCGCGCCGCCTACCCCGCCCACGGCGAGGACGTCACCTGGTTCCCGATGCGCCGGATCTTCGCCGTGGGCCACAAGAAATGA
- the cpt gene encoding chloramphenicol phosphotransferase CPT: MATQVIVLNGGSSSGKSGIARCLQAVLPEPWLLVGVDTFIELLPASLRGGSGGVEFGADGQVVVGAGFRALEDTWAAGIAAMVRAGARVIIDEVLLGGVEGQRRWGVALAGLEVLWVGVRCSAEVAAGREMARGDRIAGMAVAQAESVHRGVVYDLEVDTVGVESVVCARVIAGWVRR, from the coding sequence ATGGCGACGCAGGTGATTGTGCTCAATGGTGGGTCCAGCTCGGGGAAGTCCGGGATCGCTCGGTGTTTGCAGGCTGTGTTGCCTGAGCCCTGGTTGCTGGTGGGGGTGGACACGTTCATCGAGCTGTTGCCTGCGTCCTTGCGGGGTGGCTCCGGTGGGGTGGAGTTCGGGGCGGATGGGCAGGTTGTGGTGGGGGCGGGGTTTCGGGCGTTGGAGGACACCTGGGCCGCTGGGATCGCGGCCATGGTGCGGGCGGGGGCTCGGGTGATCATCGACGAGGTGTTGCTGGGGGGTGTGGAGGGGCAGCGGCGGTGGGGGGTGGCGCTGGCTGGGCTTGAGGTGTTGTGGGTGGGGGTTCGGTGTTCGGCTGAGGTCGCGGCTGGGCGGGAGATGGCTCGGGGGGATCGGATCGCGGGGATGGCGGTCGCGCAGGCCGAGTCGGTGCACCGGGGGGTGGTGTACGACCTTGAGGTGGACACCGTTGGGGTGGAGTCGGTGGTGTGTGCGCGGGTTATCGCGGGGTGGGTTCGGCGGTGA
- a CDS encoding trypsin-like serine protease: MNITRRASLIALTVTALAVPLLPGLALAEQEPGGRAVAPTDLAQTPPAGPGTLSIGGQRASVKDYPFMIGGLREGGPRPQGQTCTGSVIAPRKILSAAHCADAAGAKSFLYGLDDLNAGGGFRTKVLEYKKHPKYVNFDQGYDVAVVTVADDIPVPGGAYAKVATSADTGLHAPGKTGLGLGYGKKDHNDNTRNVELHKFELPIVEGSNCNGVGAGFREATMICSGYPDGRITILQGDSGGPLTVDGKVVGVASWSRSDFRWYSVYGRLNNDMGDWVKLQLEGGEEPPPGDIKLALSPDSGSARPGGFLQTKVTVTGGGQTTLTATGAPAGTSVFFSPATVSSGGTSTAFVWTGFNTPAGSYPLKITGTSNGKTGSAEFVLTVTR, encoded by the coding sequence GTGAACATCACCCGGAGGGCGAGCTTGATCGCCCTGACGGTCACCGCGCTCGCCGTGCCCCTGCTACCCGGCCTCGCGCTGGCGGAGCAGGAGCCCGGCGGGCGTGCTGTGGCGCCCACCGACCTCGCCCAGACACCCCCGGCCGGACCCGGCACGTTGTCCATCGGCGGGCAGCGGGCCTCGGTCAAGGACTACCCGTTCATGATCGGCGGACTGCGTGAGGGCGGGCCCCGGCCACAGGGGCAGACCTGCACCGGCTCGGTGATCGCGCCGCGCAAGATCCTCTCCGCGGCGCACTGCGCGGACGCCGCGGGCGCGAAGTCCTTCCTGTACGGGCTGGACGACCTCAACGCCGGCGGCGGGTTCCGCACCAAGGTGCTGGAGTACAAGAAGCACCCCAAGTACGTGAACTTCGACCAGGGCTACGACGTCGCGGTGGTCACCGTGGCCGATGACATCCCGGTGCCCGGCGGCGCCTACGCCAAGGTCGCCACCTCCGCCGACACCGGCCTGCACGCCCCCGGCAAGACCGGCCTCGGCCTTGGCTACGGCAAGAAGGACCACAACGACAACACCCGCAACGTCGAGCTGCACAAGTTCGAGCTGCCCATCGTGGAGGGCAGCAACTGCAACGGGGTCGGCGCCGGGTTCCGCGAGGCCACCATGATCTGCTCCGGCTACCCGGACGGCCGGATCACCATCCTGCAGGGCGACAGCGGCGGACCGCTGACCGTGGACGGCAAGGTGGTCGGCGTCGCCTCCTGGAGCCGCAGCGACTTCCGCTGGTACTCCGTCTACGGCCGGCTCAACAACGACATGGGCGATTGGGTCAAGTTGCAGCTCGAAGGCGGCGAGGAGCCCCCGCCGGGGGACATCAAGCTCGCGCTCTCCCCGGACAGCGGCAGCGCCCGGCCCGGCGGCTTCCTGCAGACCAAGGTCACCGTCACCGGTGGCGGCCAGACCACGTTGACCGCCACCGGCGCGCCCGCCGGGACCAGCGTGTTCTTCTCCCCGGCCACGGTCAGCTCCGGCGGCACCTCCACCGCCTTCGTCTGGACCGGCTTCAATACTCCGGCGGGCAGCTACCCGCTCAAGATCACCGGCACCTCCAACGGCAAGACCGGCAGCGCCGAGTTCGTCCTCACCGTCACCCGGTAG
- a CDS encoding MarR family winged helix-turn-helix transcriptional regulator yields the protein MRARKGLEEVISATERDRLVEELGVVRRELIGEMLINLSRSTGGADLQLVQIATLFTLDRGSEPTVRELAERIGRSVSATSRLLDQLAQRGLIHRREDESDRRAKRVGLTEAGTRFLLGVARSRAEGQLRLMTYLSETEQRTVREAMTLLADAARRHGDEHR from the coding sequence TTGCGTGCACGCAAGGGTTTGGAGGAAGTCATCAGCGCGACGGAGCGGGACCGGCTGGTCGAGGAGCTGGGGGTGGTCCGGCGGGAGCTGATCGGCGAGATGCTGATCAACCTGAGCCGGAGCACCGGCGGCGCCGACCTCCAGCTGGTGCAGATCGCCACGCTGTTCACGCTCGACCGGGGGAGCGAGCCGACAGTGCGTGAGCTGGCCGAACGCATCGGCCGCTCGGTCTCGGCGACCAGCAGACTGCTCGACCAGCTCGCCCAGCGCGGGCTGATCCACCGGCGCGAGGACGAGAGCGACCGGCGGGCCAAGCGGGTCGGCCTGACCGAGGCGGGCACGCGGTTCCTGCTCGGTGTCGCCAGGAGCCGGGCCGAGGGCCAGTTGCGGCTGATGACCTACCTCTCCGAAACAGAGCAGCGCACCGTCCGCGAGGCGATGACGCTGCTGGCCGATGCGGCGAGGAGGCACGGGGATGAACACAGGTGA
- a CDS encoding PEP/pyruvate-binding domain-containing protein gives MNTGEPVVLDLSEVRAGAGELVGGKAANLGEMIGADLPVPPGFVLTTHAYRAVADPLELSGAALDPAAARELIRTAPVPAGLIELITAAYARLGRDEPVAVRSSATAEDLPFASFAGQQDTYLNVVGADALLEAVRRCWASLWTDRAVSYRETNQIDHTTVRLAVVVQRMVAAEIAGVMFTANPVTGHRDEIVVDASPGLGEAVVSGSVNPDHFVLDGHTGAIKQSRLGDKLLVIRGKAGGGTEHSTRAAADDQPCLHPGQLRDLAVLGRRVQQHYGAPQDTEWAIDAHGTLWLTQSRPITTLFPLPHTDKPGPRVFFNGSVAQGVYRPITPAGVAGLRLATGGISAAVGLRVPDPVAGPPLLAVAAGRLFFDLTPVVRSTVGRALAPRLLDLMEARSAQLLRDLFHDERFSVTQKSPWPFLRTIARFARRTHAPVTVLGALRDPARARAKADRVTAEIDRLLTVSDGLTHTQRLAFVEAAMPEITAPRIARIMPLVPAGFALLALAGKLLGKDGGAEELRMVLSGIPHNPTTEMDLELWRLATAIRADQAAACELLDTPKEDLLIRFRAGLLPETIHSGLTDFLARYGHRAVAEIDLGVPRWSEDPTHVLGVLANYLRADHPDLAADAQFARATAEAEAKAAELVAKVSRRSRLRGKLLRFALHRVRGIAGLRELPKYLLVLTLARMRAQLRLLGEELATRGLLTTAEDVFFLDTKEVRAALGGADHRELITHRQAEHQRELRRKHLPRLLLSDGAEPEAEALASTEQIEGALTGTAASAGSVTGIARVVMDPTGAHLEPGEILIAPSTDPGWTPLFLTAGGLVMEMGGPNSHGAVVAREYGIPAVVGVSGATERISTGQRVTVNGSSGQVTVEEV, from the coding sequence ATGAACACAGGTGAGCCGGTTGTCCTTGACCTGAGCGAGGTCAGGGCCGGTGCGGGGGAGCTGGTCGGCGGCAAGGCGGCCAACCTGGGGGAGATGATCGGCGCGGATCTGCCGGTGCCGCCGGGGTTCGTGCTCACCACACACGCCTACCGGGCGGTGGCCGATCCGCTGGAGCTGAGCGGCGCGGCACTGGACCCGGCCGCGGCGCGGGAGCTGATCCGCACCGCGCCGGTGCCTGCCGGACTCATCGAGCTGATCACCGCCGCCTACGCCCGGCTCGGCAGGGACGAACCGGTCGCGGTCCGCTCCTCGGCCACCGCAGAGGACCTGCCCTTCGCCAGTTTCGCCGGTCAGCAGGACACCTACCTCAACGTGGTCGGCGCGGACGCCCTGCTGGAAGCGGTCCGCCGCTGCTGGGCCTCGCTGTGGACCGACCGCGCGGTCAGCTACCGGGAGACCAATCAGATCGACCACACCACCGTGCGCCTGGCCGTGGTGGTGCAGCGGATGGTCGCCGCCGAGATCGCCGGGGTGATGTTCACCGCCAACCCGGTCACCGGCCACCGCGACGAGATCGTGGTCGACGCCAGCCCGGGACTCGGCGAGGCCGTGGTGTCCGGGTCGGTCAACCCGGACCACTTCGTGCTCGACGGGCACACCGGCGCGATCAAGCAGAGCCGCCTCGGCGACAAGCTGCTGGTCATCCGTGGCAAGGCCGGTGGCGGCACCGAGCACAGCACCCGCGCCGCGGCCGATGACCAACCCTGCCTGCACCCTGGGCAGTTGCGCGATCTGGCCGTGCTGGGCCGCCGGGTGCAGCAGCACTACGGGGCGCCGCAGGACACCGAGTGGGCCATCGATGCCCACGGCACGCTGTGGCTGACCCAGTCCCGGCCGATCACCACGCTGTTCCCGTTGCCGCACACCGACAAACCAGGTCCGCGGGTGTTCTTCAACGGCAGTGTCGCCCAGGGCGTGTACCGGCCGATCACCCCGGCCGGGGTGGCCGGGCTGCGGCTGGCCACCGGCGGGATCAGCGCCGCGGTCGGCCTGCGGGTGCCCGATCCGGTGGCCGGGCCGCCGCTGCTGGCCGTGGCCGCCGGCCGGTTGTTCTTCGACCTCACCCCGGTCGTGCGCAGCACGGTCGGCCGCGCGCTCGCGCCCAGACTGCTCGACCTGATGGAGGCGAGGTCCGCCCAGTTGCTCCGGGATCTGTTCCACGACGAGCGGTTCAGCGTCACCCAGAAGTCGCCGTGGCCGTTCCTGCGCACCATCGCCAGGTTCGCCCGCCGCACCCACGCCCCGGTCACCGTGCTCGGCGCGCTGCGCGATCCGGCCCGAGCACGCGCCAAGGCGGATCGGGTCACCGCCGAGATCGACCGCCTGCTCACCGTCTCCGACGGCCTCACCCACACCCAGCGGCTGGCCTTCGTCGAGGCGGCCATGCCGGAGATCACCGCACCCCGGATCGCCCGGATCATGCCGCTGGTGCCTGCCGGGTTCGCGTTGCTCGCGCTGGCCGGGAAGCTGCTCGGCAAGGACGGGGGTGCGGAGGAGCTGCGGATGGTGCTCAGCGGCATCCCGCACAACCCGACCACCGAGATGGACCTGGAGCTGTGGCGGCTGGCCACCGCCATCCGCGCCGACCAGGCGGCAGCCTGTGAGCTGCTGGACACGCCCAAGGAGGACCTCCTCATCCGCTTCCGGGCCGGTCTGCTGCCCGAGACGATCCACAGTGGACTGACCGATTTCCTGGCCAGGTACGGACATCGGGCGGTGGCCGAGATCGACCTCGGGGTGCCGCGCTGGTCGGAGGACCCCACGCACGTGCTCGGCGTGCTGGCCAACTACCTGCGCGCGGACCACCCGGACCTGGCCGCGGACGCCCAGTTCGCCCGCGCCACCGCCGAGGCCGAGGCCAAGGCCGCCGAACTCGTCGCCAAGGTGAGCAGGCGCAGCCGGCTCCGCGGGAAGCTGCTGCGGTTCGCGCTGCACCGGGTGCGCGGCATCGCCGGACTGCGCGAGCTGCCCAAGTACCTGCTGGTGCTGACCCTGGCCCGGATGCGTGCCCAGCTGCGGCTGCTGGGCGAGGAACTCGCCACCCGCGGGCTGCTCACCACGGCCGAGGACGTGTTCTTCCTGGACACCAAGGAGGTCAGGGCCGCACTCGGCGGCGCCGACCACCGGGAGCTGATCACGCACCGGCAGGCCGAGCACCAGCGGGAACTGCGGCGCAAGCACCTGCCGCGGCTCCTGCTCTCCGACGGCGCCGAGCCCGAGGCCGAGGCTCTGGCCAGCACCGAGCAGATCGAGGGCGCGCTCACCGGCACCGCCGCCTCCGCCGGGTCGGTCACCGGCATCGCCAGGGTGGTCATGGACCCCACCGGCGCGCACCTGGAACCCGGCGAGATCCTCATCGCCCCCTCCACCGACCCCGGCTGGACCCCGCTGTTCCTCACCGCGGGCGGCCTGGTGATGGAGATGGGCGGGCCCAACTCGCACGGCGCGGTGGTCGCCCGCGAGTACGGCATCCCGGCCGTGGTCGGGGTGTCCGGGGCGACCGAGCGGATCAGCACCGGGCAGCGGGTCACGGTCAACGGCTCCAGCGGGCAGGTCACCGTCGAGGAAGTGTGA
- a CDS encoding alpha/beta hydrolase produces MPRTPRLREWPVPAPRALVVLLHGGREHSHGRPHRGRLTYLRMLPFAKELHRAGRRHGLLVWLLRYRFRGWNAPDLDPVQDARWALDQAKRQHPGLPVVLVGHSMGGRAALRVAGDEAVRGVAALAPWLPAGEPVEQLAGTTVLIAHGDRERWTDPGLSYRYAVHARQVADRVCRFDVHGDNHAMLRRAAEWTALVRRFVFGVLGIGPWDSELARAFALPAPDGLRVPLAGVRA; encoded by the coding sequence ATGCCCCGAACTCCGCGCCTGCGGGAATGGCCCGTCCCGGCCCCCCGCGCGTTGGTGGTCCTGTTGCACGGCGGCCGTGAGCACAGCCACGGCCGCCCGCACCGGGGCCGCCTGACCTACCTGCGGATGCTGCCCTTCGCCAAGGAACTGCACCGCGCCGGCCGGCGGCACGGCCTGCTGGTCTGGCTGCTGCGCTACCGCTTCCGCGGCTGGAACGCCCCCGACCTCGACCCGGTCCAGGACGCCCGCTGGGCCCTGGACCAGGCCAAACGACAGCATCCCGGATTACCGGTGGTGCTCGTCGGGCACTCGATGGGCGGCCGGGCCGCGCTCAGGGTGGCCGGGGACGAGGCGGTCCGCGGGGTCGCCGCGCTCGCGCCCTGGCTGCCGGCGGGCGAACCGGTCGAACAGCTCGCCGGGACCACCGTGCTCATCGCGCACGGCGACCGGGAACGCTGGACCGACCCAGGGCTGTCCTACCGCTACGCGGTGCACGCCCGCCAGGTCGCCGACCGGGTCTGCCGCTTCGACGTGCACGGCGACAACCACGCCATGCTGCGCCGGGCCGCCGAGTGGACCGCGCTGGTCCGCCGGTTCGTCTTCGGGGTGCTCGGCATCGGGCCCTGGGACAGCGAACTGGCCAGGGCCTTCGCCCTGCCCGCGCCCGACGGGCTGCGGGTGCCGCTGGCGGGGGTGCGGGCATGA
- a CDS encoding NAD(P)/FAD-dependent oxidoreductase has translation MNRPKVAVIGAGVAGLTAAYLLQRRYEVTLFEQENRLGGHAHTHDVLTPDGRLAAIDSGFIVHNEHTYPYLLKLFGELEVATQASEMSMSVACEGCGLEYAGARRLPGLFAQPGNLGNPRYLRMLGEVTRFHRHARRLLADPDTWDVTLGAFLAIGGYSRYFVDHFMLPVVSAVWSAGTELSRQYPARYLFEFLRNHGLLSVGGSHQWRTVTGGSRSYVERAAKNLAAVHTATPVRAVHRGADGVLVRGEDDELHAVDKVVLATHADQALALLAEPTPAEQAVLGAFRYSRNETWLHTDPAVLPRAAGARAAWNYRKPACAPEGGAVLVSYHMNRLMRLAEPLDYVVTLNATDRIPEHAVLAKMVYEHPVYTPESVAAQQRLPELNTGVTAFAGAYHGWGFHEDGCAAGVRAARALGVAW, from the coding sequence ATGAACCGGCCCAAGGTCGCCGTGATCGGCGCTGGGGTGGCCGGACTCACCGCCGCCTACCTGCTGCAACGCCGCTACGAGGTCACCCTGTTCGAGCAGGAGAACCGGCTCGGCGGGCACGCGCACACCCACGACGTGCTCACCCCGGACGGCAGGCTGGCCGCCATCGACAGCGGCTTCATCGTGCACAACGAGCACACCTACCCGTACCTGCTCAAGCTCTTCGGCGAACTCGAGGTGGCCACCCAGGCCTCCGAGATGTCGATGAGCGTGGCCTGCGAGGGCTGCGGGCTGGAGTACGCCGGCGCGCGGCGGCTGCCCGGCCTGTTCGCCCAGCCCGGCAACCTCGGCAACCCGCGCTACCTGCGGATGCTCGGCGAGGTCACCCGCTTCCACCGGCACGCCAGGCGGCTGCTGGCCGATCCGGACACCTGGGATGTCACCCTGGGCGCGTTCCTGGCCATCGGCGGCTACTCGCGCTACTTCGTCGACCACTTCATGCTGCCGGTGGTCTCCGCGGTGTGGTCGGCCGGAACGGAGCTGAGCCGCCAGTACCCGGCCCGCTACCTGTTCGAGTTCCTGCGCAACCACGGCCTGCTGTCGGTCGGCGGCAGTCACCAGTGGCGCACCGTCACCGGCGGCTCCCGGTCCTATGTGGAGCGTGCGGCGAAGAACCTGGCCGCCGTGCACACCGCCACCCCGGTGCGCGCGGTGCACCGCGGCGCGGACGGTGTGCTGGTCCGCGGCGAGGACGACGAGCTGCACGCGGTGGACAAGGTCGTGCTGGCCACCCACGCCGATCAGGCCCTGGCGCTGCTGGCCGAGCCGACCCCGGCCGAACAGGCCGTGCTGGGCGCGTTCCGCTACTCCCGCAACGAGACCTGGCTGCACACCGACCCCGCGGTGCTGCCGCGCGCGGCCGGGGCCAGGGCCGCCTGGAACTACCGCAAACCGGCCTGCGCGCCCGAGGGCGGAGCGGTGCTGGTCAGCTACCACATGAACCGGCTGATGCGGCTGGCCGAACCACTGGACTACGTGGTCACCCTCAACGCCACCGACCGCATCCCGGAGCACGCGGTGCTGGCGAAGATGGTCTACGAGCACCCGGTGTACACGCCGGAGTCCGTTGCCGCGCAACAACGTCTGCCCGAGCTGAACACCGGGGTCACCGCGTTCGCCGGGGCCTATCACGGCTGGGGCTTCCACGAGGACGGCTGCGCCGCGGGGGTGCGGGCCGCGCGGGCGCTGGGCGTGGCCTGGTGA